Proteins encoded in a region of the Bacteroidales bacterium genome:
- a CDS encoding D-glycero-beta-D-manno-heptose-7-phosphate kinase: MIIGDVMVDSYLWGKVERISPEAPVPIVTCTNREDRLGGAANVALNIRSLGASALLCSVIGNDTAGKTFIRLLKQNKMETAGILYDSTRKTTQKTRIISSNQHLLRVDEEDTHYLQPHTETLLLEAIRALVSRIKIDAVIFQDYDKGVITPRIIEETSKLFQEAGIPVLVDPKKRNFALYRNATVFKPNFREFAEGVKADISRNDREKIAREASAFLQKTGHKYLLLTLSEQGVLITDGRESHHIPAHVRDIADVSGAGDTVISVAALCFASGLSPLVTAEIVNLAGGIVCEKVGVVPVDREQLLQESLQLDFVK; the protein is encoded by the coding sequence ATGATTATCGGTGATGTTATGGTCGATTCCTACCTGTGGGGTAAGGTGGAACGCATATCGCCCGAAGCACCGGTTCCCATCGTAACATGTACCAACAGGGAAGACCGGCTGGGAGGTGCTGCCAACGTGGCCCTGAATATCCGCAGCCTGGGTGCATCAGCCCTCCTCTGTTCGGTAATAGGAAACGACACGGCAGGAAAAACCTTCATCAGGTTGCTGAAACAAAATAAAATGGAAACTGCCGGCATCCTTTATGACTCAACCCGAAAAACGACCCAGAAAACCCGCATTATCAGCAGTAATCAGCATTTACTGAGGGTTGACGAAGAGGATACCCACTATCTGCAACCTCATACCGAAACCCTGCTTCTTGAAGCGATACGCGCACTGGTTTCGCGGATAAAAATTGATGCCGTAATTTTTCAGGATTACGACAAGGGAGTTATCACACCGCGCATTATTGAAGAAACATCAAAACTCTTCCAGGAGGCTGGCATTCCGGTACTGGTTGATCCCAAAAAACGCAATTTTGCCTTATACAGGAATGCTACCGTTTTTAAACCCAATTTCAGGGAATTTGCCGAAGGCGTAAAGGCTGACATTTCGCGCAATGACAGGGAGAAAATTGCCCGGGAAGCCTCAGCATTTCTCCAAAAGACAGGACATAAATATTTGCTGCTCACTCTTTCGGAGCAAGGGGTGTTGATAACCGACGGCCGCGAATCGCATCACATTCCGGCACATGTTAGAGACATCGCCGATGTTTCGGGAGCCGGCGATACGGTAATAAGTGTTGCCGCCCTTTGTTTTGCGTCAGGACTTTCTCCTCTGGTAACTGCTGAAATTGTCAATCTTGCCGGAGGTATTGTGTGTGAAAAGGTTGGGGTGGTTCCTGTCGACAGGGAACAGTTGCTGCAGGAAAGCCTTCAGCTGGATTTTGTGAAATAA